In one window of Rhinatrema bivittatum chromosome 10, aRhiBiv1.1, whole genome shotgun sequence DNA:
- the LOC115100297 gene encoding quinone oxidoreductase-like protein 2 isoform X5: MDLKPSQVRVAVQYCGMNFADILACEGRYQEKKRPPFTPGLEFSGLVVETGANVTTLQKGDRVIGIHVMESMAEECVVEEKMLWKIPEPISYEQAAALPVCYGTAFLALVHRARVQDGETVLVTGATGALGHAMVDVASKVLKVKVIAAAGNDKECSWALQRGAQCSVNYGKVSLKEELKKLTGNQGVDVVIDAIGGDIFKEAFSSLKWEGRIVVVGFAGGNIPSIPANLLLLRNVSAHGVYWAQNRKHNFPLFSWSISSVLKHCQEGKIQPHIGAMFKLEEVNKAFELVKQRSSMGKIILSMK; encoded by the exons GTCAGGGTTGCTGTCCAATACTGTGGGATGAACTTTGCTGATATCTTGGCCTGTGAAGGCAGGTACCAGGAAAAGAAGAGACCTCCTTTCACTCCTG GACTAGAGTTTTCTGGACTTGTGGTGGAGACCGGCGCCAATGTTACCACACTGCAGAAA GGGGATCGTGTAATAGGTATACATGTCATGGAAAGCATGGCTGAAGAATGCGTTGTGGAGGAGAAG atGCTGTGGAAGATCCCAGAGCCTATATCTTATGAACAAGCTGCTGCCTTACCAGTGTGTTATGGCACTGCCTTCCTGGCGTTAGTACACCGGGCACGTGTACAAGATGG GGAAACTGTCCTGGTGACAGGAGCTACAGGTGCACTTGGGCATGCTATGGTAGATGTTGCCTCCAAAGTTCTAAAAGTGAAG GTGATAGCTGCAGCTGGAAATGACAAGGAATGCAGTTGGgccctgcagagaggagctcagTGCAGCGTGAATTATGGCAAGGTCAGCTTGAAGGAGGAGCTGAAGAAACTTACAGGAAACCAAGGCGTGGATGTGGTGATTGATGCCATTGGAGGAGATATTTTCAAGGAGGCATTTAGCAG TCTGAAATGGGAAGGAAGGATTGTGGTTGTGGGGTTTGCTGGGGGGAACATCCCTTCAATCCCAGCAAATCTGCTTCTCCTCAGGAATGTGTCTGCCCATGGAGTATACTGGGCTCAAAACCGGAAACACAACTTCCCTCTCTTCTCATGGTCCATCTCTTCTGTTCTTAAGCACTGCCAAGAAGGCAAGATTCAGCCTCACATTGGGGCAATGTTCAAACTAGAGGAG
- the LOC115100297 gene encoding quinone oxidoreductase-like protein 2 isoform X4, with translation MANSSCYLQKTPFTVRVAVQYCGMNFADILACEGRYQEKKRPPFTPGLEFSGLVVETGANVTTLQKGDRVIGIHVMESMAEECVVEEKMLWKIPEPISYEQAAALPVCYGTAFLALVHRARVQDGETVLVTGATGALGHAMVDVASKVLKVKVIAAAGNDKECSWALQRGAQCSVNYGKVSLKEELKKLTGNQGVDVVIDAIGGDIFKEAFSSLKWEGRIVVVGFAGGNIPSIPANLLLLRNVSAHGVYWAQNRKHNFPLFSWSISSVLKHCQEGKIQPHIGAMFKLEEVNKAFELVKQRSSMGKIILSMK, from the exons atggctaattcatcctgctatctacagaaaacaccatttacg GTCAGGGTTGCTGTCCAATACTGTGGGATGAACTTTGCTGATATCTTGGCCTGTGAAGGCAGGTACCAGGAAAAGAAGAGACCTCCTTTCACTCCTG GACTAGAGTTTTCTGGACTTGTGGTGGAGACCGGCGCCAATGTTACCACACTGCAGAAA GGGGATCGTGTAATAGGTATACATGTCATGGAAAGCATGGCTGAAGAATGCGTTGTGGAGGAGAAG atGCTGTGGAAGATCCCAGAGCCTATATCTTATGAACAAGCTGCTGCCTTACCAGTGTGTTATGGCACTGCCTTCCTGGCGTTAGTACACCGGGCACGTGTACAAGATGG GGAAACTGTCCTGGTGACAGGAGCTACAGGTGCACTTGGGCATGCTATGGTAGATGTTGCCTCCAAAGTTCTAAAAGTGAAG GTGATAGCTGCAGCTGGAAATGACAAGGAATGCAGTTGGgccctgcagagaggagctcagTGCAGCGTGAATTATGGCAAGGTCAGCTTGAAGGAGGAGCTGAAGAAACTTACAGGAAACCAAGGCGTGGATGTGGTGATTGATGCCATTGGAGGAGATATTTTCAAGGAGGCATTTAGCAG TCTGAAATGGGAAGGAAGGATTGTGGTTGTGGGGTTTGCTGGGGGGAACATCCCTTCAATCCCAGCAAATCTGCTTCTCCTCAGGAATGTGTCTGCCCATGGAGTATACTGGGCTCAAAACCGGAAACACAACTTCCCTCTCTTCTCATGGTCCATCTCTTCTGTTCTTAAGCACTGCCAAGAAGGCAAGATTCAGCCTCACATTGGGGCAATGTTCAAACTAGAGGAG